attttaaaacatagcatgcaaaaaaaatctatttttaaaataaaatatccttGAAgacttttttcatttaaatggTTTTGTCAATGGGTCATTGAAAAGTCTTTATTACTGTAATTAGCATACTTTATATTCTACAATTATTTAGTGGGTTATCCAAATAAGTGGGTTTTTTTTAATCTAGAAGTTATTGTTTAACAAGTCATTGAAAAAAGTTGTTGTAACTAGTATATCATATTTTCAACCCTAAACTGTTTAATGTTAATGGATTTCAATCATTGAAAAgtcttcaaaaaattatatttagtctCTCATAATATGTAAGATCTTAAATACCACACAAtactaatgaaaatatttatacactTATAATTGAAATATGCTAATGCATGAATAGACAGAAAGTGTTTGAGATGTTTTTAATTGGGAAGACCAAAGGGAAACTGgaaaaaattgagttaaaatgatGAAACCtaagttaaaagttaaaataaaattactagcTTCACCAGAAATAAATAATcatcaagaaaacaaaagaagacaaacttggagttatttttaaaatggatTAATTTATAGATGCCACTACTTTTGTTTTTGACCAACTTGTTTATCACGCTGTTGAGCACAGCCACTACTCACTAAACTTTTCTAAATCCAAAGCATCATAGAATCTTTTCTAAATTCATGTAACCACTAATAAAAAGAAAGGTCATAATTAAGCTCTGAAAGAGTTACAGTGTTAATAATTCAATTATGGTCTTATTCTCCTTTTCATTATTCATTTTGTTGGCTACTGAATCTCATAACTTTAAAAATTGCGGCCAAGTTGGACTTTCTTTATTGCTGATTCCAGGAGTGATTGGTTTTTTCTGTATACAAAGTCCAAACCATAATGAACAAAATCTTgactcttataatattttatgtttttgatgTTCCAAACCAGAACTAAAGACACTTTAGAACTCCAGTGTTTCTTCTTTAATATAGTTATCAACTCAACAGAAACAGTTTAGGAAGAAAAGTAGAAATAGAGACAGCTTGAGACAAGTTTAGATAAACAACTTGGTATGTGTTTGGATTGAGATTTCAACGACATCAAAAGTCCGTTTACACTTTTCAAAACGCAAAACAGAACAACACTATTGATTCTATGAAACAGTAACCTGACTAATTATGTACTCATTGACAAGTAGTTTTTCTCATAAACATTTGTTTACAAGTTCTTTTCATGTCTAAAGAGAAAGCAAGATTGAACTCTTTTACCTTAAATAGTGTTAGAATAAACTAAACATAGTTTATCACCATATCATAAACCCACTTCATTTTATATGTTCTCTGAAACACTTAAGTTGGGTAATGACAGAAACCCAAATAAACTCTTCCAAAAAAtttagttgaaaaatatagataattcAACATATATCACATGCTGAACTAAAGGGAATCCCAAAAAAACTCATTGTATTATGCAGGGCAGGACAGAGTATTAAGGTACCATTAGCAAACTTTTCAAACAACAAAGCAGTCCAGATTTTTTACTGCATTTTCTCGgtttgtcttttttttattattttgaagttACATCAGAGTAACACAAAAAAAACTACCAGAAAATCCAAATTCAGAACAAAGTTCCATGCTGCTTTTTGTCTGGTATCGGTATTCACAGCAACAATTTGATATCTGACATTGCCAATCAATTGAATCCTCCAGCAGGATAAGCAGAGAGCAATGAGAGAGAGAACAGGAATGTAAAAACAAGCGAAATccatattcataaattttacaCAAAAGGGTTGGTGATCATGGAAACTTACAACAACAAAGCACtacatttaactatttttagaaCCTAACACAAGGATTAAAAGGACACCTGTTGTCAGCTGGAGAACTTGGATTCTCTCATGCACAACAACCAAGTCCCCTCAACCGTGGCAATTAAACCTAAGCATAACACTAAAACATGTCAGACAATTAAATAGCTCCTAGATAACATAATCAGACCACTCAGAGATGTATGAAGTGTGATCCATGGTAAAACTAGGCATCTTATCCAATTTAATAGGGTTGTCcttccctccaatcaacctagCAGGGTTTCCAACTGCAGTAGTCCTTGCTGGAACATCCTTCAACACCACAGAACCAGCACCAATCTTAGCCCCATCACCGATCTTAATATTTCCCAAAATACAAGTCCCTGCACCTATCAACACCCCATCACCAATCTTAGGGTGTCTATCGCCACTTGACTTACCAGTCCCTCCCAAAGTCACATTATGCAAAATTGAAACATTATTGCCAATAGTTGCAGTCTCCCCCACCACAAGCCCAGTGGCATGATCCAGCAAAATTCCACGTCCAATCTGTGCACCAGGGTGAATATCCACAGCAAAAACCTCAGACACCCTATTCTGAATCAACAGGGCCAGAACCTTCCTCCCTTGAAGCCACAATTTGTGAGCAATCCTGTGAGCCTGGCATGCAAGAAACCCtttgaaatttaacaaacaatGCACATAACTAATGCATGCAGGGTCTCTCTCTTTGACAGCAACTAAATCATCCTTCACAGCACATATGATGTCATCTCCACCATCACCGATCAAAACACCCAAGAAAAGTTCAAAAAGGGTGCTGCTTGGAAGGCTCAAACTGCTCAAATTGGTGGAGAGTTGGTTGGCCAAGGCACTCTCTAATGATTTGTGAGACAAAATGGAACTGAAATAGTAACTGGACAGAATAGGTTCCTGATCCACATCCGACCTGGCCTCCTCCTGAATCTTCAACCACAGATCAACAACCTCGAACTCAAGAACACCAACACCACCCTCCACACGTGTGTCCAAGTCCTCCACACGTGAGAAGGCCATCTCCCGATTCTTGCAAATGGGTAAGCAGGGGACGCGATCGGAGAAGGTGGGTCGGCAGAATTTGACGTAATTGAAAGAATGGTCATCGGAGGAATTGGGGGCGTTTGGCTTGCGAGAAAGAGGGGTTGGGGCGTCCACGCAAGTGGCCATGTGGAGGGAGAAGAGGTGAATTGCGTGCAAAGGTTGGAGCTTTAAGGGATGAAGGAAAATGGGTGTGAATTGGATTTGGGAGGGAGTGAGAGGGGAAGTCTTATATAATGGAGAAGTGAAAAAGCGCCCTAGAACCAGAACATTCATGGAAAATAGGAAAATTTTGAaggaaaattaataattaaaaaataggagaaagggaaaataaatttttcttcttgtttgaGTGCTGCTTTGGTTGATGAAATATGAAAGATTGATGAGTGAATGACTGTGATTCGTGTTCGGAAAGGAAGGGCTGGTCCTGGTCTTAAGGAGGCCACATCTCacataaataaagttaatataCTTTTACACACTCCATtccatttataaatttattatatacttgTTTTTATGCTCCTTCCACCTATTGTTTCTTTaatgtagttttattttttattaataattttaaaaaaattaattccatcacattactttaaatgtttttaatttattttttcaaatataatttatttcgtcaaaattgataataatatgattactacAATACTATGTGATAAGTTGTTCataccaaaatttaaaatttcataaaaatactaAACAAAAACAACTATCAGTAATTTATTCATGGAAGACAAACATGATcttaaaattgagactttagtaatttaaaaagaaaataaattaaaaaagaaaaaaaaaaggtataaagTGGGTAGTGCATGATCCCTTTGTCTTGGTGCCATCTCGTGAATTGCGTTTACGTGTTCGATGTGCAGCTTCACACCGAATAGTATAAGAGATGGAAATCGTGGATTCTTGTTTCATAGGAGACACATCTGTATtcatatctctttggattttgtGAATCCAATCAAGTTTTTTTACACAttccaataataatattttacattcaaaggtaatatttttatttcatataataacagtttttagttttattttagaaaaatatttataactttcttcaactatttttttattgtaaacttatgtataattagaaataattaatataaatatcatttatatcTAGAAAAGAGACAGAAAAATTATTGAAGAGTTGACAGACAATTTTACAGAAATTTATATCTAGGTAatcatttttaatcaattaagaggttaaataaaaatagaaaaaaataaaagttctaTACCATTTGGAATTTTATAAATGGTGAAGTTTCATAAAATGTGAgctatgataaaaaaatttgtaattcacTTTATAAGATCAAGTTTACATTCAACTTTTAGTCTagtttattatgaatttaattaaaacatttttaatatatatatatatatatatattaatatgtcGTTTTTAATTTCATTGGTTAACTTGAAAATCTTATACCGATAGAACAAGGTAATTGAGCTTTTTAGtccttatttttatctaattattaaatatcttCCCAATTTTTCGATTTGAAGGATATAATAGGGTAGGTTAAGcatgattttaatataaatgaagattttaattataacgtgttttaaattttgaaatggataaataaaaagacataaagaactaatattaaaaagagattaatttttcttcgtttttaacaattttttaacataaataataaaataactatttttaaaatgattaattatatttaaaaaaatcaatatatttactTTACATTAATTGAATGACCATATAATATCttgtaaatacattttaaattttttgtaattataatactttaattttaagatattatGAGATATAAAAGTTTTGCACATGCAAATAGAGCCAAATTATTCTAGCTGcaatatttaaaattggaataataaaaatttctttaCTTTATCTGTATGACAACCACactattcaaataaaatttcttcagaaatacttataaaaaaattaaaaattaaaatttttatttttttataaactaaaatcaactactttataatttatttatttaaaaagcaAATAAACAAATTCTACGTactttagtttttataattcaatagCAAGTGTAAAAGAGTTCAatactttcaatatttttaactaaataagtgactaaaacatttgaaaataaCATTGAGAATGACTTTTGGcatcacataaaataaaataaaataaaaaatataataattaacaaatgaaatgaaaagtgAGTTGTCAATAATAGCCGCCGTCGAAGTTCAATGATCCTTTGACTTTGTTATGTAATCCATTACGTCACAAATATTCTACTTTATGCACCTCCCTTTTcaaatacttttcttttcttaaattatttttttatctccaaGTTTAAACAAATCAACAATCTCAATCATTCATCactcaattttatataaaaaaaattaggttgaattaagttaaatttatttactttattaaattCAATAACTCTTTGCATTATTGATTAGGATAGATTAAAATTTGTTCAattgaattatgaattttgaattatttttgttaatatttataattttaaaacattttctttattttttttaaataccacTTTTAAAAACAGATTGTATTATTTAGTATCTAAATGATTTagtatttaaaaagataaatatttagcggataaaa
This portion of the Vigna unguiculata cultivar IT97K-499-35 chromosome 6, ASM411807v1, whole genome shotgun sequence genome encodes:
- the LOC114188732 gene encoding serine acetyltransferase 1, chloroplastic-like — protein: MNVLVLGRFFTSPLYKTSPLTPSQIQFTPIFLHPLKLQPLHAIHLFSLHMATCVDAPTPLSRKPNAPNSSDDHSFNYVKFCRPTFSDRVPCLPICKNREMAFSRVEDLDTRVEGGVGVLEFEVVDLWLKIQEEARSDVDQEPILSSYYFSSILSHKSLESALANQLSTNLSSLSLPSSTLFELFLGVLIGDGGDDIICAVKDDLVAVKERDPACISYVHCLLNFKGFLACQAHRIAHKLWLQGRKVLALLIQNRVSEVFAVDIHPGAQIGRGILLDHATGLVVGETATIGNNVSILHNVTLGGTGKSSGDRHPKIGDGVLIGAGTCILGNIKIGDGAKIGAGSVVLKDVPARTTAVGNPARLIGGKDNPIKLDKMPSFTMDHTSYISEWSDYVI